A genome region from bacterium SCSIO 12844 includes the following:
- a CDS encoding rubredoxin — protein sequence MSSLDYKRYMCVVCGFIYDEAEGWPEDGIEPGTKWEDISDDWVCPDCGVSKEDFEMIEI from the coding sequence ATGTCATCACTTGATTATAAGCGTTATATGTGTGTTGTATGTGGTTTTATTTATGATGAAGCTGAAGGATGGCCTGAAGATGGTATTGAGCCAGGAACTAAGTGGGAAGATATTTCAGATGATTGGGTTTGCCCTGATTGTGGTGTCAGTAAAGAAGATTTCGAAATGATTGAAATTTAA
- the dinB gene encoding DNA polymerase IV has translation MQKMRKIIHIDMDCFYAAVETRDNPKLISKPVAVGGSAEKRGVLATCNYEAREYGLHSAMPTAQALKLCPHLTLISGNMAKYRQVSDNIRRIFKTYTNLVEPLSLDEAYLDVTDCPLYKGSATWIAESIREKIADSEGLTASAGVAPSKFLAKVASDWNKPNGIFVISPEQIDAFIYHLPVKKIHGVGKSALEKLSRLGVKTCGDLQRYDLTILNEIFGSFGQILYQQARGIDNREVKPNRKRKSVSVEHTLFRNTASLDGALEYMKPLMAKLHMRLEKINQPIYKQFIKLKFSDFTQTTNECISSFSDETKFIELLTYAMNHHQKAVRLVGIGVRFGEMEDVKQTSLSFDDMKNAQVLL, from the coding sequence ATGCAAAAGATGCGAAAAATTATTCATATTGATATGGATTGTTTTTATGCAGCTGTTGAAACGAGAGACAATCCAAAGTTAATTTCTAAACCAGTTGCTGTTGGAGGTAGTGCAGAAAAACGTGGTGTTTTGGCAACTTGTAATTATGAGGCTAGAGAGTATGGGTTGCATTCAGCTATGCCAACAGCACAAGCTTTAAAACTTTGTCCGCATTTAACTTTAATATCAGGAAATATGGCTAAATATCGTCAAGTTTCTGACAATATACGTCGTATTTTTAAAACTTATACAAATTTAGTTGAGCCATTGTCATTAGATGAAGCTTATCTTGATGTAACAGACTGTCCTTTATATAAAGGTAGCGCAACTTGGATTGCTGAGAGTATTCGAGAAAAAATAGCAGACTCTGAAGGTTTAACAGCTTCAGCAGGTGTTGCCCCCAGTAAATTTTTAGCTAAAGTTGCTAGTGACTGGAATAAACCAAATGGTATTTTTGTTATCTCGCCAGAGCAAATTGATGCTTTTATCTATCATTTGCCAGTAAAAAAAATTCATGGTGTTGGCAAGTCGGCATTAGAAAAACTATCACGATTAGGTGTTAAAACATGCGGAGATTTACAGCGCTATGATTTAACAATTTTAAATGAAATATTTGGCTCTTTTGGTCAAATATTATACCAACAAGCTAGAGGTATTGATAATCGAGAAGTTAAACCTAATCGTAAACGTAAATCAGTTAGTGTAGAGCATACATTATTTAGAAATACAGCATCACTTGATGGGGCATTAGAGTATATGAAGCCATTAATGGCAAAGCTTCATATGCGCTTAGAAAAAATCAACCAACCCATATATAAACAGTTTATTAAGTTAAAGTTTTCAGATTTTACCCAAACAACCAATGAGTGTATTTCTTCTTTTTCAGATGAGACTAAGTTTATTGAATTATTAACTTATGCAATGAATCATCATCAAAAAGCGGTACGCTTAGTTGGTATTGGTGTTAGGTTTGGAGAAATGGAAGATGTTAAACAGACTTCATTGTCATTTGATGATATGAAAAATGCGCAAGTTTTGTTATGA
- a CDS encoding class II glutamine amidotransferase: MCRFVAYLSDEPICLKTILEDPENSLIMQSFHAQKGLHRVNADGFGIAWYNHDIDDKPGIFKSIRPAWNDMNLRNIAAKVKSDCVLGHIRYSTEGNVSIGNCHPFAYEQYSMVHNGSIHDFKSVKRHIIDELDDDIFTHIAGHTDSEFFFAMILQRMIKKGLSMKEAIIDALDRITQLQKQYNHVDKKLEINIALTDGNILYATKYAFETEHCSLFYSELEKNNNKSVIVASEPLSNYNAHKWKKVDENCIVIVDNNKQVTIEPL, encoded by the coding sequence ATGTGTCGTTTTGTTGCTTATTTATCAGATGAACCAATTTGTTTAAAAACAATTTTAGAAGATCCTGAAAATTCATTAATTATGCAGAGTTTTCATGCACAGAAAGGTCTTCATCGTGTTAATGCAGATGGCTTTGGAATCGCTTGGTATAATCATGATATTGATGATAAGCCAGGTATTTTTAAATCAATTAGACCAGCCTGGAATGATATGAATTTGCGCAATATTGCCGCAAAAGTAAAATCAGACTGTGTTTTAGGGCATATTCGTTATTCTACAGAAGGTAATGTGAGTATTGGTAATTGCCATCCATTTGCCTATGAACAGTATTCTATGGTGCATAATGGCTCAATTCATGATTTTAAGTCGGTAAAAAGACATATTATAGATGAATTAGATGATGATATTTTTACCCATATTGCAGGGCATACAGACAGTGAGTTTTTCTTTGCAATGATTTTGCAAAGGATGATAAAAAAAGGTTTATCTATGAAAGAGGCGATTATAGATGCATTAGATAGAATTACACAACTGCAAAAACAATATAATCATGTTGATAAAAAGTTAGAAATTAATATTGCTTTAACAGATGGTAATATACTGTATGCAACAAAGTATGCTTTTGAGACAGAGCATTGTTCATTATTTTATTCAGAACTTGAAAAAAATAATAATAAAAGTGTTATTGTTGCTTCAGAGCCATTGAGTAATTATAACGCGCATAAATGGAAGAAAGTTGATGAAAATTGTATCGTTATTGTTGATAATAATAAACAGGTGACGATTGAACCTTTATAA